CTCTGACCCCCAACCGATGCAGGATATTCGGAACGCTGATCCCACCCGTGCTATTGACGCAATCGCATATGACCTTGATTCCGGCAGATCGGATGGCTTCGACATCCACACCTTCCATCTGAAGTATGGCATCGATGTGCTTCTCGATCCAGGAGTCATCGCTCCGCACCTGCCCTAGATCATCTACCTCTACATAATCATAGGTCTGCGACTCGATCATCTGTAGCAACTGCTGGCCGTCAGCCGCTGAGATGAATTCGCCTTTCTCGTTGAGCAGTTTGAGGGCATTCCATTGCTTGGGATTATGACTGGCCGTGAGTATGATTCCCGCTTGTGCTCCTTCTGATGCAACAGCCACTTCTACAGTGGGGGTGGTACTCAGTCCGAGATCCAGTACATCGACTCCCGAACCCAGCAAGGCCCCTAGGACCAATCGATGGACCATGGGTCCCGAGATACGCGCATCTCTACCCAGGACCACAGTAGGTCGCGCCACCTGAGGATGGCGTTTCTTGACCCAGGCTGAAAAGGCTGAGCTGAATTTGACGATATCCAGAGGGGTCAAGGATCGGTCGGGCTCTCCGCCAATAGTCCCTCGGATACCAGAAATAGATTTGATAAGTGTCATTTCTTCTGAAATTGTTCCATGTCGTTGATGATCATGCGGCTGAGAAGTTCTGTCAGATCCAGTCCTTCTGCACGCAGTTCTTTGGGTATCAGACTCTCTGGGGACATACCCGGTATGGTATTGATCTCCACAAAGTACAATCCATCTTCACAAAGAAAGAAATCGGCTCGGGCGATACCCCTGCAATCGGTGATGTCATAGATACGCTTGGAGAGTTCTTGACATTTCTTGAATGCTGCTTCGGGAATAGGAGCCGGGACGATCTCTTCCGTCTCAGCATCATCGTACTTCGCAGTATAGTCGAAGAACTCACGGGTAGACCTGATCTCGATCACGGGTAAGGCACGTATTGCCCCTTCATCCCTGAAAACCCCGCAGGCCAACTCCTTGCCGGTGAGTAGCGACTCGATGATGACCTCAGGATGTATGGCCAAGGCCGTATCGATGGCTGCCTCTAGAGCATCGATGGTCTTCACCTTGGTGACTCCGATACTCGAGCCGGATTCGGTAGGCTTTACAAAACAGGGAAGGCCTAGCCGATCGACCACTTGCTGAGCATCGGGACGATCATCTGCTCGGAATATGATGTGATCGGCCACGGGTATATCGTGGAGTTTCATCAACACCTGGGTATGCGCTTTATTGAAGGTCAGTGCCATATTCAATAGAGACCCCGTGTTGTAGGGAATACGCATCATATCCAGATAGCCTTGGACTTTCCCATCCTCTCCAGGCGTACCGTGTATGATGATATAGGCGTAGTCGAATTGTTTCTTCTGACCTCCCAAGTCGAAGGAAAAGGTATTCAGGTCGAGTGGCTGATCCCCGGCCGAGGTCTTGGCCACCGAGCCCTCTTCACTCATGACCACCAGATAGGACTCGAACCGCGCTTGATCCAGATGATCCATGATGGTGCCGGCACTCTTTATGGAGACTTCATACTCTCCACTGAATCCTCCAGCCAATACCGCAATGATGGGTCTCATTTCCTTTTAGCTCTGTGTCTCAAAATTATCCCTGTGCATTCACATTGCCGTTCTTCAAGGCTACAC
This is a stretch of genomic DNA from Flavobacteriales bacterium. It encodes these proteins:
- a CDS encoding D-alanine--D-alanine ligase: MRPIIAVLAGGFSGEYEVSIKSAGTIMDHLDQARFESYLVVMSEEGSVAKTSAGDQPLDLNTFSFDLGGQKKQFDYAYIIIHGTPGEDGKVQGYLDMMRIPYNTGSLLNMALTFNKAHTQVLMKLHDIPVADHIIFRADDRPDAQQVVDRLGLPCFVKPTESGSSIGVTKVKTIDALEAAIDTALAIHPEVIIESLLTGKELACGVFRDEGAIRALPVIEIRSTREFFDYTAKYDDAETEEIVPAPIPEAAFKKCQELSKRIYDITDCRGIARADFFLCEDGLYFVEINTIPGMSPESLIPKELRAEGLDLTELLSRMIINDMEQFQKK